The genomic window AATTTTTTTATTATTACAACTTTTATTTTTCTCGTTACCTGTCTTGGTGCAAAAACATTCATGAGGGAATATAACTATCGTGCAGGTGAAGCGGACAGCAAGATAACAGCAAGAGCAATTGCACTCGAGCAGGTGAAGCGTCTACTCCTTGAAGAAATCGGTGTATATATCAGCACTTCCTTCGAGAATAAAACTATCGAAATCGGTGATGAGATAAAAGAACTGACTACTCAGGATATCGAAGTCATCTCCGCTGGAATTACTGAAACTACCATCATTGAAGAGGACTGGACAGGTGATCATTACTTTATAAAAGCAGAGATCATCGTTGATGAAAACGATGTGCTTGAACGGCTGAATGATGTGGTGCAGGACCAGGAACGGGCAGAAGAACTTGAGGAGTCACGCAAACGCGCAGATGAAGCGCTTGCCCAGATTGATGATTTAAACAAAAAATTAGCTGCACTCCAGCAGGAGAATGAAGCACTTAAACAAGAGCAGGATGAGCTTGAAAGTCATAAAGACATGCTTGCAGATGATAAAGTAAAAGAGAAGGAATACGAGATCCAGGTCAATCAAAGTAAGATCGATCAGCAGAAAAGAGAATTGCAG from Candidatus Cloacimonadota bacterium includes these protein-coding regions:
- a CDS encoding tetratricopeptide repeat protein, giving the protein MKNFFIITTFIFLVTCLGAKTFMREYNYRAGEADSKITARAIALEQVKRLLLEEIGVYISTSFENKTIEIGDEIKELTTQDIEVISAGITETTIIEEDWTGDHYFIKAEIIVDENDVLERLNDVVQDQERAEELEESRKRADEALAQIDDLNKKLAALQQENEALKQEQDELESHKDMLADDKVKEKEYEIQVNQSKIDQQKRELQAQYLAENNKLAAEYWFQKGVSAKDNGNFDQAIDNLMKAKEYNPDDPRIYAGLGLCYGMKHNFDEAIGNYERALELKPNDPRTLVGLAMVYEQQGDRQHAKELVLEAIKSNPNYANGLLTLGIIQNQIGNYEEARETLVKLIAMKPRYSAAYFQLSFVFKNLGDNDKALKNLQRAAELGHKKARQLIKEVNKKK